One stretch of Spiroplasma mirum ATCC 29335 DNA includes these proteins:
- the rplX gene encoding 50S ribosomal protein L24: MIKLKFKKGDLVKVISGKHKGVEGPIMKIIRDKNRVIIEGITNTKHVKPSQDNTEGGIQAVPASIHISNIALIDPKNKKETTKISYQINDNGKKTRIARKSKAHLA, translated from the coding sequence ATGATAAAATTAAAATTTAAAAAAGGTGACTTAGTAAAAGTTATTTCTGGAAAACATAAAGGTGTTGAAGGTCCAATTATGAAAATCATTCGTGATAAAAACCGGGTTATAATTGAAGGAATTACTAATACTAAACATGTAAAACCTTCGCAAGACAATACTGAAGGGGGAATCCAAGCGGTTCCTGCTTCAATTCACATCTCAAATATTGCATTAATTGATCCTAAAAATAAAAAAGAAACCACAAAAATTAGTTATCAAATCAATGATAATGGTAAAAAAACAAGAATTGCTCGTAAATCAAAAGCACATTTGGCGTAA
- a CDS encoding type Z 30S ribosomal protein S14: MAKKSLKVKQARHPKFKVRGYTRCGNCGRPHAVLRKYNLCRLCFRDLAYKGQIPGVRKASW; this comes from the coding sequence ATGGCTAAAAAATCATTAAAAGTTAAACAAGCTCGTCATCCAAAATTTAAAGTAAGAGGCTACACTCGTTGTGGAAACTGTGGACGTCCTCATGCGGTATTACGTAAATATAACTTATGTCGTTTATGTTTTAGAGATTTAGCTTACAAGGGACAAATCCCAGGCGTTAGAAAAGCTTCATGATAG
- the rpsS gene encoding 30S ribosomal protein S19 produces MSRSLKKGPFVDEHLLKKVEALNANSKKEVIKTWSRRSTIFPEFIGHTFAVHNGKEHIPVYVTEDMVGHKLGEFSPTRKFGGHGDDKKKKK; encoded by the coding sequence ATGTCACGAAGTCTAAAAAAAGGACCATTTGTTGATGAACATTTACTAAAAAAAGTAGAAGCTTTAAATGCAAATAGTAAAAAAGAAGTTATTAAAACGTGATCTAGAAGAAGTACAATTTTCCCAGAATTTATTGGTCATACTTTTGCGGTACATAACGGAAAAGAACATATTCCAGTTTATGTTACTGAAGATATGGTTGGTCATAAATTAGGGGAATTCTCTCCGACAAGAAAATTCGGTGGTCATGGGGATGACAAGAAAAAGAAAAAATAA
- the rplV gene encoding 50S ribosomal protein L22, giving the protein MNVQAHLRMIRISTRKVRLVADLIRNKKVGEAIVILDNTNKKSSVPVKKLVKSAVANAVNNNGLDADKLFIKEIFVNEGPTLKRFRPRAHGRAYEILKRTSHITITVSDGAQ; this is encoded by the coding sequence ATGAATGTACAAGCACACTTAAGAATGATTAGAATTTCAACCCGTAAAGTTCGTTTGGTTGCCGATTTAATTCGAAATAAAAAAGTTGGAGAAGCAATTGTAATTCTAGATAACACAAATAAAAAATCATCGGTTCCAGTTAAAAAACTGGTTAAATCAGCGGTAGCGAATGCTGTTAATAATAACGGGTTAGACGCTGATAAATTATTTATTAAAGAAATCTTCGTTAACGAAGGACCAACATTAAAACGTTTCCGTCCCCGTGCCCACGGAAGAGCATATGAAATTTTAAAGAGAACTAGTCACATCACAATTACCGTTAGTGATGGAGCACAATAA
- the rplE gene encoding 50S ribosomal protein L5: MERIEKRYKEEILPELFKEQGYQSIMQVPKVTKIVINVGAGDATHNSKAIEDVVNELSLIAGLRPVVTLAKGSIASFKLREGMPIGAKVTLRGKKMYQFLDKLINIALPRVRDFRGVSKDAFDGRGNYSLGIKEQIIFPEIDYDKVKKIRGMDITIVTSANKNEDAYALLKKMGMPFKK, translated from the coding sequence ATGGAACGAATTGAAAAACGTTATAAAGAAGAAATTTTACCAGAGTTATTCAAAGAGCAAGGTTACCAATCAATTATGCAAGTTCCGAAAGTTACAAAAATTGTAATTAATGTCGGAGCTGGAGATGCGACTCATAATTCAAAAGCAATTGAAGATGTTGTTAATGAGTTAAGTTTAATTGCCGGATTACGTCCAGTAGTAACCTTAGCAAAAGGTTCAATTGCTTCATTCAAATTACGGGAAGGAATGCCAATTGGGGCAAAAGTTACTCTTCGCGGAAAAAAAATGTACCAATTTTTAGATAAATTAATTAATATTGCCTTACCACGGGTAAGAGATTTCCGTGGTGTTAGCAAAGATGCTTTTGACGGCAGAGGAAATTATTCATTAGGAATTAAAGAACAAATCATTTTCCCAGAAATTGACTATGATAAAGTTAAAAAAATTCGGGGAATGGATATTACTATTGTAACAAGTGCCAACAAGAACGAAGATGCTTATGCATTATTGAAAAAAATGGGAATGCCATTTAAAAAATAG
- the rplN gene encoding 50S ribosomal protein L14 → MIQQESRLKVADNSGAKEVLVIKNLGGSFCKFTNIGDIVVCTIKKAVPGGIVKKGQVVKAVIVRTKRGLHRNDGSHIRFSENAVVIIKDDKTPRGTRIFGPIAREVKEAGFSKIASLAPEVL, encoded by the coding sequence ATGATTCAACAAGAGTCTAGATTAAAAGTTGCTGATAATTCCGGAGCTAAAGAAGTTTTAGTTATTAAAAACTTAGGTGGTTCATTTTGTAAGTTTACTAATATAGGTGATATTGTTGTATGTACTATTAAAAAAGCTGTTCCTGGCGGAATTGTTAAAAAAGGACAAGTTGTTAAAGCGGTAATTGTCCGTACAAAACGGGGACTCCACCGCAATGATGGTAGTCACATTCGGTTTTCAGAAAACGCGGTTGTTATTATTAAGGATGATAAAACACCAAGAGGGACACGGATTTTTGGTCCAATTGCCAGAGAAGTTAAAGAAGCAGGCTTTAGTAAGATTGCTTCGTTAGCACCAGAAGTACTATAG
- the infA gene encoding translation initiation factor IF-1 translates to MAKSDLLDVQGKVLEVLPNTMFKVELENGAVILAHVSGKIRMNYIRILPGDLVTVEMSPYDLERGRIVFRHK, encoded by the coding sequence ATGGCTAAATCTGATTTACTAGATGTTCAAGGAAAAGTTTTAGAAGTATTACCAAATACAATGTTTAAGGTCGAATTAGAAAACGGCGCAGTTATTTTAGCTCACGTCTCTGGTAAAATTCGTATGAATTACATTCGCATTTTACCGGGCGATTTAGTAACTGTCGAAATGTCACCATATGATTTAGAACGTGGGCGTATTGTCTTTCGACACAAATAA
- the secY gene encoding preprotein translocase subunit SecY has product MIVKTKAKKRKAKKAAQVDLVKSNNFFVKNKDLIKRIAFTLIVLVVIRLGSYLTVPGVTVSPNIQDLSNTDQFFSLISMLGGGTLGKFSILALGVSPYITASIIVQLLSTDVIQPLSRWAKGGEKGRKKLDRLTKWLTIPFAIMQGVATIFTMANQGIISPKWLTNDFGTGSPIFYYILVPCALIAGTMFMLWIADQITIRGIGNGVSIIIFAGIVAKLPSNLETTFKFWISGQEDINLLFDGILKFLVYVVMFLLVILFVVMLNESERKLPIQQTGSGLSSGGEQNKPFLPLKINSAGVIPVIFASALISAPITVSQIISVSNPNNGFVQFTNNYLSFSTWPGIIIYAILTILFTFLYSQVQMNPEKIAENFQKAGTFIPSVRPGKETEKYIKGTINRLSILGSIFLAAIAILPYVISKLTSLPSALAIGGTGLIIMVSVALETMRQIKGRITQQAFIDKKSQSLNQDSNDNSYLW; this is encoded by the coding sequence ATAATAGTGAAAACCAAAGCTAAAAAAAGAAAGGCCAAGAAAGCAGCACAAGTTGATCTTGTCAAATCAAATAATTTTTTTGTAAAAAACAAAGATCTAATTAAAAGAATTGCTTTCACCCTAATTGTTTTAGTCGTAATTCGGTTAGGAAGTTATTTGACCGTGCCCGGAGTTACCGTTAGTCCTAATATTCAAGATTTATCAAATACTGATCAGTTCTTCAGTTTAATCTCAATGTTAGGGGGAGGAACTTTAGGAAAATTTTCAATTTTAGCTTTAGGAGTTTCGCCATATATTACTGCCTCAATTATTGTCCAGTTGTTATCAACGGATGTGATTCAACCATTATCGCGCTGAGCGAAGGGTGGGGAAAAAGGTCGTAAAAAATTAGACCGCTTAACGAAATGATTAACAATTCCCTTTGCAATTATGCAGGGGGTAGCCACAATCTTTACGATGGCGAACCAGGGAATTATTAGTCCGAAGTGATTAACTAATGATTTTGGAACCGGAAGCCCAATTTTCTACTACATTTTAGTTCCGTGTGCTTTAATTGCCGGAACCATGTTTATGTTATGAATTGCTGATCAAATCACAATTCGTGGAATTGGAAACGGAGTTTCAATCATTATTTTCGCTGGAATTGTGGCAAAGTTACCAAGTAACTTAGAAACAACCTTTAAGTTTTGAATTTCTGGTCAAGAAGACATTAACCTATTATTTGATGGGATTTTAAAATTCCTCGTTTATGTGGTGATGTTCTTATTAGTAATTTTGTTTGTCGTTATGCTAAATGAATCAGAACGAAAACTACCAATTCAACAAACCGGAAGTGGACTGTCCTCGGGCGGCGAACAGAACAAACCCTTCTTGCCGTTAAAAATTAACTCGGCTGGGGTAATTCCTGTTATTTTTGCCTCAGCTTTAATTTCCGCTCCAATTACAGTTTCACAAATTATTAGTGTTTCAAACCCTAATAACGGGTTTGTCCAGTTTACGAATAATTACTTATCATTTTCAACTTGACCAGGAATTATTATTTATGCTATTTTAACAATTCTTTTCACATTCTTGTATTCACAAGTGCAAATGAATCCTGAAAAAATTGCTGAAAACTTTCAAAAGGCGGGAACTTTTATTCCCAGTGTGCGACCAGGGAAGGAAACTGAAAAATATATTAAGGGAACAATTAACCGCTTAAGTATTTTAGGGTCAATCTTCTTAGCCGCCATTGCGATTTTACCATATGTTATTAGCAAACTAACTAGTTTACCAAGTGCCTTAGCAATTGGGGGAACTGGATTAATTATTATGGTGTCAGTTGCGTTAGAAACAATGCGTCAAATTAAAGGGCGAATTACGCAACAAGCCTTCATTGATAAAAAATCACAAAGTTTGAACCAAGATTCAAATGATAATTCATACTTGTGATAA
- the rpmJ gene encoding 50S ribosomal protein L36 translates to MKVLSSVKKICDKCRVIRRKNRVMIICQQPKHKQRQG, encoded by the coding sequence ATGAAAGTACTATCATCAGTCAAAAAAATTTGCGACAAATGTCGGGTAATTAGAAGAAAAAATCGCGTTATGATAATCTGTCAACAACCAAAACACAAGCAAAGACAGGGATAA
- the rpmC gene encoding 50S ribosomal protein L29, whose product MLNSELLKKSTEELKKLEEESRAELFALKFQAAMGNLEKPHRISLLRKQIARILTIISQRRIAGENTQINVKIDLKETYAKIEKESQAFAKERKGKIEKMMADQEAKENDFSSLMDLPLDEAMLGDDASAEASKPVANEAPVEAAPTKTAKPAAKKPTPKKPVVEKPVTEKVPPLKAVSKPAKPAMVTVKSVTSAKAEIEVEKLGPKTAKGTVEAKVEKNAKAKLAEMKSTLAAGTAKGKGTGVKIDISTKQKAPNAKEYTYGANWEENRDKIAKATIKKVSATREAAKKTTTKKGTTK is encoded by the coding sequence ATGTTAAATAGTGAGTTATTAAAAAAATCAACTGAAGAGTTAAAAAAACTAGAGGAAGAATCACGAGCAGAATTATTTGCTTTAAAATTCCAAGCGGCAATGGGAAACTTAGAAAAACCCCACCGTATCAGTTTACTAAGAAAACAAATTGCTCGCATTTTAACTATTATTAGTCAACGCCGAATTGCTGGGGAAAATACCCAAATTAACGTTAAAATTGATTTAAAAGAAACATATGCCAAAATTGAAAAAGAATCACAAGCTTTTGCTAAAGAACGAAAAGGCAAAATTGAAAAAATGATGGCCGACCAAGAGGCAAAAGAAAATGATTTTTCTTCATTAATGGATTTACCACTAGATGAAGCAATGCTTGGGGATGATGCTAGTGCAGAAGCTAGCAAACCAGTTGCGAACGAAGCACCTGTTGAAGCAGCACCAACAAAAACTGCGAAACCAGCAGCAAAAAAACCGACTCCTAAAAAACCGGTTGTTGAAAAACCAGTTACTGAGAAAGTACCACCATTGAAAGCAGTTTCCAAACCAGCAAAACCAGCAATGGTTACTGTTAAATCAGTAACTAGTGCAAAAGCAGAAATTGAAGTGGAAAAATTAGGACCAAAAACTGCGAAGGGAACTGTGGAAGCTAAAGTTGAAAAAAATGCCAAGGCAAAGCTAGCAGAAATGAAAAGTACATTAGCAGCAGGAACTGCTAAAGGAAAAGGAACTGGTGTTAAAATTGACATCAGTACTAAACAAAAAGCCCCTAATGCGAAAGAATATACATATGGGGCCAACTGAGAAGAAAACCGTGATAAAATTGCCAAAGCAACAATTAAAAAAGTTAGTGCTACTAGAGAAGCTGCCAAAAAAACAACTACTAAGAAAGGAACAACAAAATAA
- the rpsE gene encoding 30S ribosomal protein S5: MFEEKVVAINRVTKVTKGGRHFRFAAVVVIGDKKGKVGFGTGKANEVPDAIKKAIKEAKKQLVKVPIVGTTIPHEVIGHFGAGKVMMKPAKKGTGVIAGGPVRAVIELSGLADVYTKSLGSNTPINILRAAFEGFKELRTADQIAKLRGKTPEELIG; encoded by the coding sequence ATGTTTGAAGAAAAAGTTGTTGCGATTAACCGGGTTACAAAAGTAACGAAGGGTGGTCGTCACTTTCGCTTCGCCGCTGTTGTTGTGATTGGTGATAAAAAAGGAAAAGTTGGCTTTGGAACTGGAAAAGCTAATGAAGTGCCTGATGCAATTAAAAAAGCAATTAAAGAGGCTAAAAAACAATTAGTAAAAGTTCCAATTGTGGGAACAACAATTCCTCATGAAGTTATTGGCCACTTTGGGGCTGGGAAAGTGATGATGAAACCAGCCAAAAAAGGGACGGGAGTAATTGCTGGGGGACCAGTGCGTGCTGTGATTGAACTTTCAGGATTAGCAGATGTTTATACGAAATCATTAGGATCAAATACCCCAATTAATATTTTACGAGCAGCTTTTGAGGGATTCAAAGAATTAAGAACGGCGGACCAAATTGCCAAATTACGTGGTAAAACACCAGAAGAATTAATAGGATAA
- the rpsC gene encoding 30S ribosomal protein S3 produces MGQKVSPTGLRIGVIKTWDSRWYAEKQDFVNWLHEDIKIRKALMQKLKNASVSKIEIERTKKEIVIFIRTARVGVVLGQEGKNIPELVKLIRKTIHDRKMEIKINVVEIKNPDIDAQLVANTIAEQIVNRASFRTAQKLAIRKAMKAGAKGIKTSVSGRLGGVDMARTEGYSEGIVPLATLRSDIDYALAEALTTYGQIGVKVWICKGEILGSQLVSYTDEKPKWEKKDFNKKPFNKDKEAK; encoded by the coding sequence ATGGGTCAAAAAGTTAGTCCAACCGGGTTACGAATTGGAGTTATTAAAACATGAGATTCACGTTGATACGCTGAAAAACAAGATTTCGTGAATTGATTACACGAAGATATCAAAATTAGAAAAGCACTAATGCAAAAATTAAAAAATGCTAGTGTTTCTAAAATTGAAATCGAAAGAACTAAAAAAGAAATCGTTATCTTTATTAGAACTGCTCGCGTTGGTGTGGTATTAGGACAAGAAGGAAAAAACATTCCCGAATTAGTTAAATTAATTCGTAAAACAATTCATGATCGGAAAATGGAAATTAAAATTAATGTGGTTGAAATTAAAAATCCTGATATTGATGCACAATTAGTTGCCAATACAATTGCTGAACAAATTGTTAACCGGGCATCATTTAGAACTGCCCAAAAATTAGCAATTCGTAAAGCAATGAAAGCTGGAGCAAAAGGAATTAAAACATCAGTTTCAGGTCGTCTTGGTGGAGTTGACATGGCCCGCACCGAAGGATATTCGGAAGGAATTGTGCCTTTAGCAACCCTAAGAAGTGATATTGATTATGCGCTTGCGGAAGCTTTAACAACTTATGGACAAATTGGGGTTAAAGTATGAATTTGTAAAGGTGAAATCTTAGGAAGCCAACTAGTTTCATATACTGATGAAAAACCAAAATGAGAAAAAAAAGACTTTAACAAAAAACCTTTTAACAAGGATAAGGAGGCGAAATAG
- the rplO gene encoding 50S ribosomal protein L15, whose translation MKLHELKYSDGARHEKKRLGRGTSSGTGKTSGKGNKGQNARTGGGVRPGFEGGQTPIFRRIPKVGFTNINTKNYTIFNLKDLEKLNVSEINHQTLAQKKLIKSEKELIKILGSGTISKSVNVKTNKISKAAQQAIEAAGGKVEVI comes from the coding sequence ATGAAATTACATGAATTAAAATATAGTGATGGCGCTCGTCATGAGAAAAAACGCTTAGGACGAGGAACATCTTCAGGAACTGGGAAAACTTCTGGAAAAGGTAATAAAGGTCAAAATGCTCGTACTGGTGGAGGAGTGCGCCCCGGATTTGAAGGGGGACAAACTCCAATCTTTCGAAGAATTCCTAAAGTAGGATTCACCAATATTAATACCAAAAACTATACAATCTTTAATTTAAAAGATTTAGAAAAATTAAATGTTAGTGAAATTAATCACCAAACATTAGCTCAAAAAAAATTAATTAAATCAGAAAAAGAATTAATTAAAATCTTAGGTAGTGGTACAATATCTAAGAGCGTCAATGTCAAAACAAATAAAATTTCAAAAGCAGCCCAACAAGCAATTGAAGCGGCTGGAGGGAAAGTAGAGGTAATATAA
- the rplR gene encoding 50S ribosomal protein L18 codes for MNSNSRSNNRKKRHYRVRNKISGTSQRPRLNVFKSNGHFYAQLIDDVKQTTLASASTLKMKDLKSTSNIAAAEQVGAEIAKLAIAKKVTNVVFDRSGYLYHGKVKAFAEAARKAGLKF; via the coding sequence ATGAATAGCAACTCACGTAGTAATAATCGTAAAAAAAGACATTATCGTGTGCGTAACAAAATTTCTGGAACCTCACAACGACCAAGATTGAATGTGTTCAAATCAAACGGCCACTTTTATGCCCAATTGATTGATGATGTGAAACAAACAACTCTTGCTTCTGCATCAACTTTAAAAATGAAAGATTTAAAATCAACTTCAAACATCGCTGCTGCTGAACAAGTAGGAGCTGAAATTGCTAAATTAGCAATTGCTAAAAAAGTTACCAATGTCGTATTTGATCGTAGTGGGTATTTATACCACGGAAAAGTAAAAGCATTTGCAGAAGCCGCCCGTAAAGCTGGCTTAAAATTCTAA
- the rpsQ gene encoding 30S ribosomal protein S17 has protein sequence MMERNCRKILQGRVVSDKSDKTIAVLVETYKNHPLYGKRVKYSKKYLAHDEQNEAHIGDKVSIMETRPLSKVKRFRLIAVIEKAIG, from the coding sequence ATAATGGAAAGAAATTGTCGTAAAATTTTACAAGGACGAGTAGTTTCAGATAAATCTGATAAAACAATTGCCGTTCTTGTTGAAACATACAAAAACCACCCCCTATATGGTAAACGAGTTAAATATTCAAAAAAATATTTAGCTCATGATGAACAAAACGAAGCTCACATCGGAGATAAAGTAAGTATTATGGAAACAAGACCACTATCAAAAGTTAAACGTTTTCGTTTAATTGCGGTGATCGAAAAAGCGATTGGTTAA
- the rpsK gene encoding 30S ribosomal protein S11, producing the protein MAVKKVTNKKKVKKNINKGVAHIHSSFNNTIVTISDEGGNVISWSSAGAMGFKGSKKSTPYAAQMVAEAAGKASQEHGMHSIQVEVKGPGPGRDAAVRSLQAIGLEITSIKDVTPIPHNGARPPKRPRG; encoded by the coding sequence ATGGCTGTTAAAAAAGTAACTAATAAGAAAAAAGTTAAAAAAAATATTAATAAAGGTGTAGCCCACATTCACTCAAGTTTCAATAACACAATTGTTACTATTTCCGATGAAGGCGGGAATGTAATTTCATGATCATCAGCAGGAGCAATGGGATTTAAAGGAAGTAAAAAATCAACCCCATATGCTGCGCAAATGGTTGCCGAAGCGGCGGGAAAAGCTAGTCAAGAACACGGAATGCACAGCATTCAAGTTGAAGTAAAAGGACCAGGTCCGGGTCGAGACGCGGCAGTAAGAAGTTTACAAGCAATTGGGTTAGAGATTACTTCAATTAAAGATGTAACTCCAATTCCTCATAATGGGGCTCGCCCACCAAAAAGACCACGAGGATAA
- the rpsH gene encoding 30S ribosomal protein S8: MMIDPIADMLTRIRNANQRLHKSVVMPASKMKVKLAEILKSEGYIEDFKITGEVKKELSILLKYKGKTKVISGLKRISKPGLRVYVTVDRVPQVLNGLGIAIISTSQGVMTDKMAKQAHLGGEVIAYVW; this comes from the coding sequence ATGATGATCGATCCAATTGCTGATATGTTAACAAGAATCAGAAATGCTAACCAACGGCTACATAAAAGTGTCGTAATGCCAGCAAGTAAAATGAAAGTTAAATTAGCTGAAATTTTAAAATCAGAAGGTTACATTGAAGATTTTAAAATAACAGGAGAAGTTAAAAAAGAATTAAGTATCTTGCTAAAATATAAAGGAAAAACAAAAGTTATTTCAGGGTTAAAAAGAATTTCAAAACCAGGACTACGAGTTTATGTAACTGTTGATAGAGTACCTCAAGTATTAAATGGATTAGGGATTGCAATCATTTCAACTAGCCAAGGGGTTATGACGGATAAAATGGCAAAACAAGCTCACCTCGGTGGAGAAGTTATTGCTTATGTGTGATAG
- the rpsM gene encoding 30S ribosomal protein S13: MARIGGVDIPNDKRVVIALTYIFGIGKPLSQQILADSKISEDVRVKDLSEEELTKIRNEIAKYKTEGDLRREVALNIKRLMEIGSYRGMCHRKGLPVRGQSTKQNARTAKGPRKTVANKKK; encoded by the coding sequence ATGGCACGTATTGGAGGAGTCGATATTCCAAATGATAAAAGAGTAGTTATTGCCTTAACTTATATCTTTGGAATTGGAAAACCACTATCTCAACAAATCTTAGCAGATTCTAAAATCTCAGAAGATGTACGAGTAAAAGATTTATCAGAAGAAGAATTAACTAAAATTAGAAATGAAATTGCAAAATACAAAACCGAAGGGGACTTACGTCGTGAAGTTGCCCTAAATATTAAACGATTGATGGAAATTGGAAGTTACCGGGGAATGTGCCACCGTAAAGGGTTACCAGTTAGAGGCCAATCAACAAAACAAAATGCGCGTACTGCTAAGGGACCACGAAAAACAGTAGCGAATAAGAAAAAATAG
- the rplF gene encoding 50S ribosomal protein L6 yields the protein MSRIGNRELKIPTGVEVTVQPNNVIVKGTKGQLEQKIPNVIKVEAKDGVVKTTRVNEVKHTKQLHGTINSLIQGMIQGVSVGFKKELEISGVGYKANLQGDKLMLNLGFSHPIEYHIPKGITLTVPKPTQITVEGISKQLVGEVAANIRNFKKPEPYKGKGIKYKNEHIIRKEGKSAGK from the coding sequence ATGTCTCGAATTGGAAATCGTGAATTAAAAATTCCAACCGGTGTTGAAGTTACAGTCCAACCAAATAATGTTATTGTTAAAGGCACAAAAGGACAATTAGAACAAAAAATTCCTAATGTTATCAAAGTCGAAGCAAAAGATGGGGTTGTTAAAACAACCAGAGTTAACGAAGTTAAACATACTAAACAATTACACGGAACTATCAATTCATTAATCCAAGGAATGATCCAGGGAGTTAGTGTCGGGTTCAAAAAAGAATTAGAAATCTCAGGGGTTGGTTACAAAGCTAACTTACAAGGTGATAAACTAATGTTAAACTTAGGGTTCTCCCATCCAATTGAATACCATATTCCAAAAGGGATTACCCTAACCGTTCCAAAACCAACGCAAATTACGGTGGAAGGAATTTCAAAACAATTAGTAGGTGAAGTTGCTGCTAATATTAGAAACTTTAAAAAACCAGAACCTTATAAAGGGAAAGGGATTAAATATAAAAATGAACACATTATTCGTAAAGAAGGAAAATCAGCTGGTAAATAA
- the rplP gene encoding 50S ribosomal protein L16 — translation MLIPKRTKYRRPHRISYEGKAKGNTKVDFGEYGLQSLDGAWVTNRQIEAARIAMTRYMKRWGKVWIRIFPHMAKTKKPLEVRMGSGKGAPEDWVAVVKTGTIMFEVAGVDEETAREALRLAMHKLPVRCKIVKRGEE, via the coding sequence ATGTTAATACCAAAAAGAACAAAATATCGTCGTCCGCACCGAATTAGTTATGAAGGAAAAGCTAAAGGAAATACCAAAGTTGACTTTGGAGAGTATGGTTTACAATCATTAGATGGGGCTTGAGTTACTAACCGTCAAATTGAAGCCGCACGAATCGCAATGACACGTTATATGAAACGTTGAGGAAAAGTATGAATTAGAATCTTTCCCCACATGGCAAAAACTAAAAAACCATTAGAAGTGCGGATGGGAAGTGGGAAAGGAGCACCAGAAGACTGAGTAGCAGTTGTTAAGACTGGAACTATTATGTTTGAAGTCGCTGGTGTTGATGAAGAAACAGCAAGAGAAGCGTTACGTTTAGCAATGCACAAATTACCAGTACGTTGTAAAATCGTTAAAAGAGGTGAAGAATAA
- a CDS encoding adenylate kinase has translation MGNIILLGAPGSGKGTQSEKIIAQFGYNHVSTGDIIRDNIRNNTAKGNLAKKYSEQGKLVPDDLMIEMLEDYLQTVQGGIIWDGFPRTVNQAEKLDELLAKRNAKVDHTLYFEIAESKLIDRIMGRLICPTCKRTYHITFHPPKVAGICDYDQTPLVRRADDTAEKVQVRLAEYKRDTEPLVQYYLNKQNLSVIDADMEGDAVWNQIVAIIK, from the coding sequence ATGGGTAATATTATATTATTAGGAGCACCAGGCAGTGGGAAGGGAACCCAATCAGAAAAAATTATTGCTCAGTTTGGCTATAACCATGTCTCAACTGGTGATATTATTCGAGACAATATTCGTAATAACACCGCGAAGGGAAACTTAGCTAAAAAATATTCTGAACAAGGGAAACTAGTTCCTGATGACTTAATGATTGAGATGCTAGAAGATTATTTACAAACAGTTCAGGGCGGAATTATTTGAGATGGCTTTCCCCGCACTGTTAATCAAGCCGAAAAACTAGATGAATTATTAGCAAAACGAAATGCTAAAGTTGATCATACGCTATACTTTGAAATCGCGGAATCAAAACTAATCGATCGGATTATGGGACGATTAATATGTCCAACTTGTAAAAGAACTTATCACATTACATTCCATCCTCCGAAAGTGGCTGGAATTTGTGATTATGATCAAACCCCACTAGTTCGTCGCGCGGATGATACCGCTGAAAAAGTACAGGTAAGATTAGCAGAATATAAACGAGATACTGAACCATTAGTTCAATATTATCTTAATAAGCAAAACTTATCAGTTATTGATGCTGATATGGAAGGTGACGCTGTTTGAAATCAAATAGTTGCAATTATTAAGTAA